From Parasteatoda tepidariorum isolate YZ-2023 chromosome 1, CAS_Ptep_4.0, whole genome shotgun sequence, one genomic window encodes:
- the LOC107441036 gene encoding uncharacterized protein isoform X1 encodes MGNINSIGVKMMTKMTDFRIRQLMLVLIYYIISLAASENEGTNYLLREKRNILCYLGVNEVLKSVLYDSLEDLHKNDPIKLGNSSSNKLEDGVLQGLSTLTNVSDLNVECEDDSLVFSTILGMKDAVVHFKWHRKFLVNLEGTVWSRADEVNFDVQVRLNITEAIRFDVDRVLVTKLEGFRFGFSGLGPLNPLVKGFVKIMQKIWSTKITKVIQKLLKKALEKQLSKLTFSF; translated from the exons ATGGGAAACATCAATTCAATCGG tgtcaAAATGATGACGAAAATGACTGATTTTAGAATCAGACAATTGATGTTAGTTTTGATCTATTACATAATTTCATTGGCAG CAAGTGAGAATGAAGGAACAAATTACCTATTACGTGAAAAGCGAAACATATTATGTTATCTTGGAGTAAATGAAGTTTTGAAGAGT GTGCTGTATGATTCATTGGAGGATTTGCACAAAAATGATCCCATAAAGCTCGGAAACTCAAGCAGCAATAAATTGGAAGATGGTGTTTTGCAAGGATTATCCACCCTTACCAACGTTTCAGATTTAAACGTCGAATGTGAAGATGATTCACTTGTCTTTTCTACTATACTTGGAATGAAAGATGCTGTTGTTCATTTTAAATGGCATCGAAAATTCCTAGTGAATTTAGAGGGGACCGTTTGGAGCAGAGCGGATGAGGTTAACTTTGATGTCCAGGTTAGACTGAATATAACAGAGGCCATCAGGTTTGATGTTGATCGAGTTTTAGTTACTAAACTGGAAGGTTTTCGCTTTGGTTTTAGTGGTCTAGGACCACTTAACCCACTGGTAAAGggctttgtaaaaataatgcagaaaatTTGGTCGACCAAAATTACAAAAGTCATACAGAAACTCTTGAAGAAAGCATTGGAGAAGCAACTCAGTAAATTAACGTTTTCTTTTTAA
- the LOC107441036 gene encoding uncharacterized protein isoform X2, with amino-acid sequence MMTKMTDFRIRQLMLVLIYYIISLAASENEGTNYLLREKRNILCYLGVNEVLKSVLYDSLEDLHKNDPIKLGNSSSNKLEDGVLQGLSTLTNVSDLNVECEDDSLVFSTILGMKDAVVHFKWHRKFLVNLEGTVWSRADEVNFDVQVRLNITEAIRFDVDRVLVTKLEGFRFGFSGLGPLNPLVKGFVKIMQKIWSTKITKVIQKLLKKALEKQLSKLTFSF; translated from the exons ATGATGACGAAAATGACTGATTTTAGAATCAGACAATTGATGTTAGTTTTGATCTATTACATAATTTCATTGGCAG CAAGTGAGAATGAAGGAACAAATTACCTATTACGTGAAAAGCGAAACATATTATGTTATCTTGGAGTAAATGAAGTTTTGAAGAGT GTGCTGTATGATTCATTGGAGGATTTGCACAAAAATGATCCCATAAAGCTCGGAAACTCAAGCAGCAATAAATTGGAAGATGGTGTTTTGCAAGGATTATCCACCCTTACCAACGTTTCAGATTTAAACGTCGAATGTGAAGATGATTCACTTGTCTTTTCTACTATACTTGGAATGAAAGATGCTGTTGTTCATTTTAAATGGCATCGAAAATTCCTAGTGAATTTAGAGGGGACCGTTTGGAGCAGAGCGGATGAGGTTAACTTTGATGTCCAGGTTAGACTGAATATAACAGAGGCCATCAGGTTTGATGTTGATCGAGTTTTAGTTACTAAACTGGAAGGTTTTCGCTTTGGTTTTAGTGGTCTAGGACCACTTAACCCACTGGTAAAGggctttgtaaaaataatgcagaaaatTTGGTCGACCAAAATTACAAAAGTCATACAGAAACTCTTGAAGAAAGCATTGGAGAAGCAACTCAGTAAATTAACGTTTTCTTTTTAA
- the LOC107441065 gene encoding uncharacterized protein: MRNKVATLLLLTAVILGCFDSGKGSSNSNRNLLEDYGSGDVATEGNTCPPSTTQKTDNFVDKVLDEVRPKLSDAINLPERTGRFKLFNGTLENLGSITRIGPSFTRCSDTTFSFLVPLSLSNLFAKYAWQFHPFKQLPFFNGTISIIVKEVLGKVYYTRARKDLEQFYDTNPPKAFVEEVKISSLKGMHVSFNGLGPFNSIASRFTSSVAKYFSTALSHVLEGFVKRVINEELQNVEKYETFYF, encoded by the exons ATGCGGAACAAAGTAGCAACCCTACTTCTTTTAACTGCAGTGATACTTGGTTGCTTTGATTCAGGAAAAGGCTCCTCGAACTCAAATCGGAACTTGCTCGAGGATTATGGATCTGGAGACGTCG CGACTGAAGGTAATACGTGCCCACCATCCACAACTCAGAAAACAGACAACTTCGTTGATAAGGTGCTTGATGAAGTCAGACCAAAGCTTTCTGATGCAATCAATCTTCCCGAACGAACTGGCAGATTCAAACTTTTCAATGGCACCTTGGAAAATTTAGGGTCCATAACGAGGATAGGTCCATCCTTTACTCGTTGCTCAGATACTACCTTCAGTTTCCTGGTTCCTCTTAGTCTCTCCAATCTTTTTGCAAAATACGCTTGGCAGTTTCATCCTTTTAAACAACTCCCGTTCTTCAATGGGACAATCAGCATAATTGTTAAAGAAGTTCTAGGCAAAGTTTACTATACCAGAGCAAGGAAAGATTTGGAACAATTTTATGACACCAATCCACCAAAAGCTTTTGTGGAGGAAGTGAAAATTTCCAGCTTGAAAGGAATGCATGTTAGCTTTAATGGTCTTGGGCCATTTAATAGTATTGCATCCAGATTTACGAGTAGCGTGGCTAAATATTTTAGCACTGCATTGTCCCATGTTTTGGAAGGTTTCGTGAAGCGCGTTATAAATGAAGAATTGCAAAAcgttgaaaaatatgaaactttttatttttaa